One region of Candidatus Bathyarchaeia archaeon genomic DNA includes:
- a CDS encoding DUF6788 family protein, with the protein MQTSQVVLRKQHEKTVILEALELKQRLKGSVVWERVNCGKHCCHKCQNGTLHGPYTYLHYYSAGKVKRKYLPKALGELMFHSREELEVMLRDVDAEILGQEEGDEY; encoded by the coding sequence ATGCAGACGTCACAAGTTGTCCTAAGAAAACAGCATGAGAAAACCGTGATTCTTGAAGCCTTGGAACTCAAACAAAGACTCAAGGGGTCTGTAGTTTGGGAGCGGGTAAACTGTGGAAAGCATTGTTGCCATAAGTGTCAGAACGGAACCCTGCATGGTCCGTACACCTATCTTCATTACTATTCGGCTGGGAAAGTCAAAAGAAAATACTTGCCCAAGGCGCTAGGCGAACTGATGTTTCACTCCAGGGAAGAGTTGGAGGTTATGCTTCGCGATGTTGATGCTGAAATCTTAGGACAAGAAGAGGGTGACGAATACTGA